From Cinclus cinclus chromosome 2, bCinCin1.1, whole genome shotgun sequence, one genomic window encodes:
- the LOC134054733 gene encoding claudin-8-like, with translation MTSCCVLQITGLILGGVGMVGTLAATAMPQWRVSAYVDGNIVVFETVWEGLWMDCVSQLGIRLQCKFYDSALALPPPLEAFRALMCLAVGLAVLSFLAAIAGVKYTQRSEDGPGAASAFLLAAGAAFLLAGTLALIPVSWTGGSIVRDFYDPRVPAPLKRELGAALFVGWASSGLLLAAGAMYCHCWCRAGTAASPGRPWPARAGGLARGGHAYV, from the coding sequence ATGACTTCTTGCTGCGTGCTCCAGATCACCGGGCTGATTTTGGGCGGCGTGGGCATGGTGGGCACCCTGGCAGCCACGGCCATGCCCCAGTGGAGGGTCTCTGCCTACGTGGACGGCAACATCGTGGTGTTTGAGACCGTCTGGGAGGGGCTGTGGATGGACTGCGTCAGCCAGCTGGGCATCAGGCTGCAGTGCAAGTTCTACGACTCGGCGCtggcgctgccgccgccgctcgAGGCTTTCCGGGCTCTCATGTGCCTGGCCGTGGGGCTGGCCGTCCTCTCCTTCCTGGCGGCCATCGCGGGCGTCAAGTACACCCAGCGCAGCGAGGACGGGCCCGGGGCCGCCAGCGCCTTCCTCCTGGCGGCCGGAGCCGCCTTCCTGCTCGCGGGCACGCTGGCGCTGATCCCGGTGTCCTGGACCGGGGGCAGCATCGTCCGGGATTTCTACGACCCCCGGGTGCCCGCGCCGCTGAAacgggagctgggagctgccctgtTCGTGGGCTGGGCCAGCAGCggcctgctgctggccgctggaGCCATGTACTGTCACTGCTGGTGCCGGGCCGGCACGGCCGCCAGCCCCGGGCGCCCTTGGCCGGCCCGGGCAGGAGGGTTGGCCAGGGGTGGCCATGCCTACGTGTAG